A DNA window from Camelina sativa cultivar DH55 chromosome 17, Cs, whole genome shotgun sequence contains the following coding sequences:
- the LOC104757217 gene encoding uncharacterized protein At1g28695-like: MPLCNNFSGSLAVAVALLFFGVLYISNLQNHANNTLRSTEYPVDELEAALVRAAAGNNNTVIITMVNKAYVEDVGRGRSMLDLFLDSFWEGEGTLPLLDNLMVVAADQTAYDRCRFRRLHCYKMETDGVDLKEEKLFMSKDFIEMMWRRTRLLLDVLRRGYHVIFTDTDVMWLRSPLTQLNESLDMQISVDRNGVGGHLINTGFYHVRSNNKTISLFEKWYDMRLNSTGMKEQDVLQNLLDSGYFDQLGLTVEFLNTNEFSGFCQDSSDMSAVTTVHANCCRHIPAKVFDLTRVLRDWKLYKTSHVNSKWSPHVKCWRSWND, translated from the exons atgCCTCTCTGCAATAACTTCTCCGGCAGTCTCGCCGTTGCCGTCGCTCTCCTCTTTTTCGGTGTCCTATATATCTCCAATCTTCAAAACCATGCCAACAACACTCTG AGAAGCACCGAGTATCCGGTGGATGAGCTAGAGGCGGCGCTGGTTAGGGCAGCCGCAGGAAACAACAATACGGTTATAATAACGATGGTGAACAAAGCGTACGTGGAAGATGTCGGGAGAGGTAGGTCGATGCTGGATCTGTTTTTGGATAGCTTTTGGGAAGGAGAAGGGACTCTGCCGCTTTTGGACAACCTGATGGTAGTGGCAGCGGATCAGACTGCCTATGATCGCTGCCGTTTCAGGAGGCTTCACTGCTACAAGATGGAGACGGATGGGGTTGACTTAAAGGAAGAGAAACTATTCATGTCAAAGGATTTTATTGAGATGATGTGGCGAAGAACTCGCTTGCTCCTAGACGTTCTTCGCCGTGGCTACCATGTTATTTTCACG GACACGGACGTGATGTGGCTGAGGAGTCCCTTGACTCAGCTAAACGAGAGCTTGGATATGCAAATAAGCGTGGACCGTAATGGCGTGGGAGGACACTTGATCAACACGGGATTCTACCACGTCCGATCCAACAACAAGACCATCTCCCTCTTCGAGAAATGGTACGACATGAGGCTCAACTCAACTGGCATGAAGGAACAAGACGTCCTCCAGAATCTCCTAGACTCCGGCTACTTCGACCAGCTCGGCCTCACCGTTGAATTCCTAAACACCAACGAATTCAGCGGTTTCTGCCAAGACAGCTCTGACATGAGCGCTGTGACAACCGTTCATGCCAACTGCTGCCGCCACATCCCTGCCAAGGTCTTTGATCTCACTCGTGTGCTTCGTGATTGGAAACTCTACAAAACCTCACATGTCAATAGCAAATGGAGCCCCCATGTTAAGTGCTGGCGTTCATGGAATGACTGA
- the LOC104757219 gene encoding uncharacterized protein At1g28695-like, with the protein MSSCNNSSGNLAVAIALLFAGALYIYFSSRSVSDPISDFQNYVDSLRRIAYPVDELEAVLDRAATGNNKTVIIAMVNKAYVKEVGGGRTMLDLFLESFWEGEGTLPLLDHLVVVAADQTAYDRCRFKRLHCYKMETEGVDLEGEKVYMSKDFIEMMWRRTRLLLDVLSRGYHLIFTDTDVMWLRSPLSRLSNNESLDMQISVDSNNGTGGHLINTGFYHVRSNNKTISLFQKWYDMRLEWTGMKEQDVLKKLLDSGFFDQLGLNVGFLNTTEFSGFCQDSPDLGVVTTVHANCCRHISAKVSDLTLVIGDWKRYKSSRVNSKWSPHVECWRSWSDAHYIPRL; encoded by the exons atgtCTTCCTGCAATAACTCCTCCGGCAATCTCGCGGTGGCCATTGCTCTTCTTTTTGCCGGCGCCCTATATATCTACTTCTCATCACGTTCTGTTTCTGATCCTATCTCCGATTTCCAAAACTATGTCGACTCTCTG AGAAGGATAGCGTATCCGGTGGACGAGCTAGAGGCCGTGCTAGACAGGGCTGCGACAGGAAACAACAAGACGGTGATAATAGCAATGGTGAACAAAGCCTACGTGAAGGAGGTTGGAGGAGGGAGGACGATGCTGGATCTGTTTTTGGAGAGTTTTTGGGAAGGAGAGGGGACTCTGCCGCTACTAGACCATTTAGTGGTGGTGGCAGCGGATCAGACGGCTTATGATCGTTGCCGTTTCAAGAGGCTCCACTGCTATAAGATGGAGACAGAAGGGGTAGACTTGGAGGGAGAGAAAGTATACATGTCAAAAGATTTCATTGAGATGATGTGGCGAAGGACTCGCTTGCTCCTAGACGTCCTCAGCCGCGGCTACCATCTTATTTTCACG GATACGGACGTGATGTGGTTAAGGAGCCCTTTGTCCCGCTTAAGCAACAACGAAAGCTTGGATATGCAAATAAGCGTGGACAGTAATAATGGCACGGGAGGACACTTGATCAACACAGGATTCTACCACGTCCGGTCCAACAACAAGACCATCTCCCTCTTCCAGAAATGGTACGACATGAGACTTGAGTGGACGGGCATGAAGGAACAGGACGTCCTTAAGAAGCTCTTGGACTCCGgcttctttgaccagcttggcCTCAACGTTGGCTTCCTCAACACAACCGAATTCAGTGGCTTCTGCCAAGACAGCCCTGACTTGGGCGTTGTCACCACAGTCCACGCCAACTGTTGCCGCCACATCTCTGCTAAGGTCTCTGATCTCACTCTTGTTATTGGTGATTGGAAACGCTACAAATCCTCTCGTGTCAACAGCAAGTGGAGCCCCCATGTTGAGTGTTGGCGTTCATGGAGTGACGCCCACTATATCCCCAGGCTCTGA
- the LOC104757215 gene encoding pentatricopeptide repeat-containing protein At1g28690, mitochondrial isoform X1, which produces MRIFRFTSVSRRILPSNHYSTIPSKQDVTSLSPARCIAAALQEHINSPSPKAGKKIHADIIKTGFIPDLNISIKLLILHLKCGCVTYARQVFDELPKPTLSAYNYLISGYLKHGLAKEFILLVQQMAYSGEMADGYTLSMVLKASSSFGSNVMRLPRSLCKLVHARIIKFDVELDDVLITALVDSYVKSGNLECARTVFETMKDENVVCSTSMISGYMNQGFVEDAVEVFNKTKVKDIVVYNAMVEGFSRSVETAKRSVDMYISMQRAGFHPNISTFASVIGACSVLTSHEVGQQVHAQIMKSGVYTHIKMGSSLLDMYAKCGGIDDARRVFDQMIEKNVFSWTSMIDGYGKNGNPEEALQLFTRMKEFRVEPNYVTFLGALSACSHSGLVDKGYEIFESMQKDYFLKPKMEHYACMVDLMGRAGELTKAFEFVRTMPERHNSDVWAALLSSCNLHGNVDLASIAASELFKLNADKRPGAYLALSNVYASNDRWDNVSKIREVMKARKISKNIGRSWTSQD; this is translated from the coding sequence ATGAGAATCTTCAGATTCACGTCAGTCTCACGGCGGATTCTCCCGTCGAATCACTACTCAACAATCCCGTCGAAGCAAGACGTTACGTCTCTGTCACCGGCGAGATGCATTGCGGCTGCTCTTCAAGAACACATCAATTCTCCATCCCCAAAAGCTGGGAAGAAGATACACGCAGATATTATCAAAACTGGGTTTATACCAGATTTGAACATATCCATCAAACTACTCATCCTCCATTTAAAATGCGGCTGCGTGACTTATGCACGCCAAGTGTTCGACGAATTACCCAAACCAACTTTATCGGCTTATAACTACTTGATTAGTGGGTACCTAAAGCATGGATTGGCGAAGGAGTTTATTCTACTAGTTCAACAGATGGCATACTCTGGTGAAATGGCAGATGGGTACACGCTTTCAATGGTTCTAAAGGCATCTAGTAGCTTTGGCTCGAATGTGATGAGACTGCCGCGTAGCTTATGCAAGTTGGTCCATGCCCGGATTATAAAGTTTGACGTTGAGTTAGATGATGTGTTGATTACTGCACTTGTGGATTCTTATGTGAAGAGTGGGAACCTGGAGTGTGCAAGGACTGTGTTCGAAACTATGAAAGATGAGAATGTTGTTTGCTCTACTTCAATGATCTCAGGTTACATGAACCAAGGTTTTGTGGAGGATGCGGTAGAGGTATTTAATAAAACTAAAGTGAAGGATATTGTTGTTTACAATGCTATGGTGGAAGGTTTCAGCAGATCAGTTGAAACTGCTAAGAGATCAGTTGACATGTATATTTCTATGCAACGAGCTGGTTTCCATCCGAATATTTCAACTTTTGCTAGCGTGATTGGGGCATGTTCGGTTTTGACATCCCATGAAGTTGGTCAGCAAGTGCACGCTCAGATTATGAAGAGTGGAGTCTATACACATATCAAAATGGGGAGCTCTTTGTTAGACATGTATGCCAAGTGCGGAGGGATCGATGATGCAAGAAGAGTCTTTGATCAGATGATAGAGAAGAACGTGTTTTCGTGGACTTCGATGATTGATGGATATGGAAAAAATGGAAACCCTGAGGAAGCACTCCAACTCTTCACTAGGATGAAGGAGTTTCGTGTAGAACCCAATTATGTAACGTTTCTTGGAGCTCTCTCTGCTTGTTCACATTCTGGTTTAGTTGACAAAGGTTATGAAATATTTGAGAGCATGCAGAAAGATTATTTCTTGAAACCGAAGATGGAACACTATGCTTGCATGGTTGATCTCATGGGACGAGCTGGAGAATTGACTAAAGCTTTTGAATTTGTTAGGACGATGCCGGAAAGGCATAATTCAGATGTTTGGGCAGCTCTTCTCAGTTCTTGTAATTTGCATGGTAATGTTGACCTCGCAAGCATAGCTGCGAGTGAGCTTTTCAAACTGAATGCTGACAAAAGACCTGGAGCTTATTTGGCATTATCCAATGTATACGCTTCTAATGATAGATGGGACAATGTGAGCAAGATCCGAGAGGTGATGAAAGCAAGAAAGATATCTAAAAATATTGGTCGTAGTTGGACCAGCCAAGATTGA